From Musa acuminata AAA Group cultivar baxijiao chromosome BXJ3-8, Cavendish_Baxijiao_AAA, whole genome shotgun sequence, one genomic window encodes:
- the LOC135644580 gene encoding leucine-rich repeat extensin-like protein 3 has product MKKHSRASPFSFLLLLSSLLLPLASSCSGSHGHIRRLRQLLHDGHDADDSAFPNPHLRDAYIAIQAWKLAIISDPLNLTGNWVGPGVCNYTGVFCSPLPSDPNLTVVAGVDLNHGDLAGYLPHQLGLLADLALLHINSNRFCGTLPRSLRRLALLHELDVSNNRLAGPFPDVVLRLPSLRYLDLRFNEFEGAVPPELFDRDLDAIFINHNRFAFDIPENLGNSPVSVVVLANNRFHGCLPATLGNMSRTLNEIILMNNGLSSCFPPEIGLLRSLTVLDISFNKLVGPLPGSVAGMLSLEQLDVAHNLLSGGIPASICALPRLKNFTYSYNFFTGEPPQCLAVESFDDRRNCLADRPRQRSDRQCQSFLPHHPVDCSTFGCKPFVPALPPPPPPTSPPPPSPPPPSPPPPSPPPPPSPPPPSPPPPSPPPPSPPPPPSPPPPSPPPPFPPPPPPPPPPPPPSPPPIPYCVRSPPPLPVYCPRSPSPPVYCARYPSPPIYCKQSPPPPPPNFPPPPVYFPPPSPPHSPPPSHPSPPPPINSPPPPPSSPPPPPPNSPPPPPPSYSPPPPPPPPPCIESPASPPPCIEPPPPRCIEPPPPPCVDPPSPSPVSEEVEPLPAVVGISYASPPPPPIY; this is encoded by the coding sequence ATGAAGAAACATAGCAGAGCGAGTCCGTTCTCCTTTCTTCTGCTAttatcctccctcctcctccctctcgccTCGTCCTGCTCGGGGAGCCATGGCCACATCCGGCGGCTGCGGCAGCTCCTCCATGATGGCCATGACGCCGATGACTCAGCTTTCCCCAACCCCCACCTCCGCGACGCCTACATTGCCATCCAGGCCTGGAAGCTCGCCATCATCTCCGATCCCTTGAACCTCACCGGCAACTGGGTCGGCCCCGGCGTCTGCAACTACACCGGTGTCTTTTGCTCCCCCCTCCCTTCCGACCCTAACCTCACCGTCGTCGCCGGCGTCGATCTCAACCACGGCGACCTCGCTGGCTACCTTCCCCACCAGCTCGGCCTCCTCGCCGACCTCGCCCTCCTCCACATCAACTCCAATCGCTTCTGCGGCACCCTCCCCCGCTCCCTCCGCCGCCTCGCCCTCCTCCACGAGCTCGATGTCAGCAACAATCGCCTCGCCGGCCCCTTCCCTGACGTCGTCCTCCGCCTCCCTTCCCTCCGCTACCTCGACCTCCGCTTCAACGAGTTCGAGGGCGCGGTGCCACCAGAGCTCTTCGACCGGGATCTTGACGCCATTTTCATCAACCACAACCGCTTCGCCTTCGACATCCCTGAAAACCTCGGCAACTCCCCAGTCTCCGTCGTCGTCCTCGCTAACAACCGCTTCCACGGCTGCCTGCCTGCCACCCTCGGCAACATGTCCCGGACGCTCAACGAGATCATCCTCATGAACAATGGCCTCAGCTCCTGCTTCCCCCCGGAAATCGGCCTCCTCCGGAGCCTGACCGTGCTCGATATCAGCTTCAACAAGCTCGTGGGGCCGCTGCCGGGCTCCGTCGCCGGAATGCTCAGCCTGGAGCAGCTGGACGTCGCTCACAATCTTCTCTCCGGAGGGATCCCGGCCTCGATCTGCGCCCTGCCGCGCCTCAAGAACTTCACCTACTCGTACAACTTCTTCACCGGCGAGCCGCCCCAGTGCTTGGCGGTGGAATCGTTCGACGACCGCCGTAATTGCCTCGCCGATAGGCCGAGGCAGCGCTCGGACCGCCAATGTCAGTCCTTCCTGCCTCATCATCCCGTCGACTGCTCCACTTTTGGCTGCAAGCCCTTCGTACCGGCACTGCCCCCGCCGCCTCCTCCGACTTCTCCGCCACCGCCGTCACCTCCTCCACCTTCTCCGCCACCGCCGTCACCTCCTCCGCCGCCTTCTCCGCCACCACCGTCACCCCCTCCGCCTTCTCCGCCACCGCCGTCACCTCCTCCACCACCTTCTCCGCCACCACCGTCACCTCCTCCGCcatttcctccaccacctccgccaccgccgccaccgcctcctccttctccaccaccgatACCTTACTGTGTCCggtcgccaccgccgctgccagTCTACTGCCCACGATCTCCTTCGCCACCCGTCTACTGCGCAAGATATCCATCACCGCCAATCTACTGTAAACAATCTCCACCGCCACCTCCACCGAACTTCCCTCCACCACCTGTGTATTTTCCGCCACCAAGCCCACCCCATTCTCCCCCTCCATCTCACCCATCTCCACCACCTCCGATCAATTCCCCCCCGCCGCCGCCAAGTtcaccgccgcctccgccacccaACTCACCCCCACCTCCGCCTCCATCGTACTCCccacctccgcctccgcctccgcctccatgTATAGAGTCTCCTGCGTCACCGCCTCCATGTATTGAGCCGCCGCCACCTCGGTGCATCGAGCCACCACCTCCTCCGTGCGTGGACCCACCGTCACCCTCACCCGTATCCGAAGAAGTAGAACCACTGCCG